GAGCTCCCAGACGGCGCGTGTCGGCACGGTGCCGAAGGGCAGGTCCGAGAACAGCGCCACGACCCGATCGGTCGATTGCAGCAGCGTCAGCGTGCCGCCGATGGCGATCAGCGAGGTCGAGGCGAAGAAGGCCGTGCCGTTCTGCAGGCCGTTCATGATCTGCGTGTCGACGATGCGGTTGTCGCGCCCCATCGATTCCCGAATCCAGCGGGCGCGGCGCAGATTCATCCGCATGTTCAGGCTCTTGCCGGCATGCGGGCCCATCTCGACGGCGAAATGGTAACCGATCCAGGCCGCCGCGAAGAAGGCGGCGCCGATGATGTCGAGCGTTCCGAATCCGATCATTCTTATCCCCGGCGCGCACAGTGCGGCGCGGGCGCGGGCGCGGCAAGGCGCGATTGACGCAGGCTGCGGCAATGGCCACGGTGCCGGCCGTTTCAGGGAGAGGCCGCGATGCCGCAGACCATCACCAAGGGCTACAAGGCGTTGCTGGCGGAAGCCGAGGCCGTCGTCGAGACGTTGAGCGTCGAACAGGCGCAGGCGCTGCTGGGCCGCGACGACGTCGTCTTCGTCGATCTGCGCGATCCGCGCGAGCTGGAGCGGGAAGGGCGGATGCCCGAGGCGTTCCACTGCCCGCGCGGCATGCTCGAGTTCTGGATCGATCCCGAGAGCCCCTATGCCAAGCCGGTCTTCCAGCAGGACAAGCGCTTCGTGTTCTTCTGCGCCGGGGGCTGGCGCTCGGCGCTGGCGGCGAAGGCCGCGCAGGAAATGGGGCTGAAGCCCGTGGCGCATGTCGCAGGCGGATTCGGCGCCTGGAAGAAGGCCGGCGCGCCTTTCGATGCGGCCGAGCCCCGCGATCCGGCTGCGAAGGCGACCGCGTGAGTCCGGTCAACGTCCTCGTCATCCTGCTGGTCGTCGCCTTCCTCTTCCGCAAGCCGCTGGGGCGGCTCTTCGCCCGGCAGTTCCCCGACCGGGCCAAGCGTCACCGCATCGTCGGAACGATCATCGCCGGCTTCCTGCTGGTGATCGCGGTCCGGCTCCTGGCGCTGCTCTGGAAATAGGGCGAGACCCTATTTCGGCGCGAGCGCGCGCGGCCGGACGCCCGCGACCGGCCCCGGCGGCAGGTCGCCCGCATCCTGAGCAATCGTCTTCAGATCCAGAGTCGGCTTGCTCAGAAAGCGATTCAGGCCGGCGACGTAACTCTCTGGCAGAGCCCAGTGTTTGGCTGCGGCGATAACCGTTTCCATATAGCCGGGCTTGGGCCGGCCGGGATCGCCCGAGCGGCCGATATAGACGAGCGCGCGCTTGGCGCCGCCGGGCACGATCACCGGCTGGCTGATCTTCACGTAGAGCCCGCTGGCGAGGTCCTCGAACTTGTCGAGCGTGCGGATATCGCCGAGCGAACAGTCCCAGAGCACGCCATGGACCTCCTCGCGCGGGTCGCGGACGACGGACGCGTAGCCGTCCGTGGTGACGAGGAAGCGGTGGCGCGGCAGGCGCGCGAGCCCCAGCGGCTTGGAGCGCGGGCAGCGCTGCGCCATGCCGGCTGAGTCCATGTTGAGGCCGTAGGCGAAGTAGAGGGGCATCCAAACCTCGCGTCATTCTCGGGCGGAGCGAAGCGCAGACCCGAGAATCTCAGGCCGAACGAAGCGCCTGCTGTCCTCTCGTCCGGAGATGCTCGGGTCAAGCCCGGGCATGACGGGTGTGGCCCTCACCTCGTCTTCTGGAACAGCTCCCGTCCGATCAGCATGCGCCGGATCTCGCTGGTGCCGGCGCCGATCTCGTAGAGCTTCGCGTCGCGCAGCAGGCGGCCGGTCGGGTAGTCGTTGATGTAGCCGTTGCCGCCGAGCAGCTGGATGGCGTCGAGCGCGATCTGGGTCGCCTTCTCGGCTGCGATCAGGATGGCGCCGGCGGCGTCCTCGCGGGTGGTCTCGCCGCGGTCGCAGGCCTTGGCGACGGAATACACATAGGCCTTGCAGGCGTTCATCATCACATACATGTCGGCGATCTTGCCCTGAACGAGCTGGAACTCGCCGATCGCCTGGCCGAACTGCTTGCGCTCATGGACATAGGGCATGACCACGTCGAGCGCCGCCTGCATGATGCCGAGCGGGCCGGCCGCTAGAACGACGCGCTCATAGTCCAGCCCGCTCATCAGCACGTTGACGCCGCGCCCGACCGCGCCCAGCACGTTCTCCTCGGGGACCTCGCACTCCTCGAAGACCAGTTCGCAGGTGTCGGAGCCGCGCATGCCGAGCTTGTCGAGCTTCTGATGGGTCGAGAAGCCCTTCATGCCCTTCTCGATCAGGAAGGCGGTGATGCCCTTCGAGCCGGCCTCGGGATCGGTCTTGGCGTACACGACCAGCGTCTCGGCGATGGGGCCATTGGTGATCCACATCTTGTTGCCGGTGAGGACGTAGCGGTCGCCTTTCTTCACCGCCTTCGTCTTCATCGAGACGACGTCGGAGCCCGCGCCGGGCTCGGACATGGCGAGCGCGCCGACATGCTCGCCCGAGATCAGCTTGGGCAGGTACTTCGCCTTCTGGGCGGCGTTGCCGTTGCGGGCGATCTGGTTGACGCAGAGATTGCTGTGGGCGCCGTAGGAGAGGCCGACCGAGGCCGAGGCGCGGGAGACCTCCTCGATCGCGACGACATGCTCGAGATAGCCCAGGCCCGCGCCGCCATCCTCCTCCTTGACCGTAATGCCGTGCAGACCGAGCGCGCCCATCTGCGGCCAGAGATCGCGCGGGAACTGGTTCGTCTGGTCGATCTCCTGGGCGCGCGGCGCGATCTTCTCCTGCGCGAAGGCATGGACCGTGTCGCGGATGGCGTCGGCGGTTTCGCCGAGGTCGAAATTGAAGGGGCGGGGCGCATTGGCGAGCATGGTGGACCTCCCAAGGGGCCGGCGCGGCGTGGCGTCCGGCGTTTCCCCGACTTATAGCGCGGCTGGCGCCCAAGTCAGCGCGCGGGCGCGCGCAGCGGGTTGGGCATCGGTGCGGAAGGGCTGGGGACGCCGCCCCTCACCCGCCGATCACCCCGCGACGGCGCAGCAGCACCAGGGTCAGCAGCGCGGCGCCCAGGCAGGTCAGCGCGACGAAGAGCGCGCCGAGATCGTGCTCCATCCAGGGCAGGCCCTTCACATTGATGCCGAACAGGCCGGTGATGAAGGTCGCCGGCATGAACAGCGCCGTCAGGATCGAGAGCACGTAGAGCTGGCGGTTGGTCTGGCTCGCGGTGCGCGCTGACATCTCGTCCTGCAAAAGGCGGGCACGGTCCTGCACCGACTGGACATCATGATGCAGGCCGTCGATGCGCTGCAGCAGGCGGGTGGCGGCGGCCTTGACCTCGTCGGGCGATTTGCGACCGGAGCTGGTTTCGGCGAAGCGGCGGAACAGCAGCAGCAGCCCGCCGAGCTGGCGATGCAGCCTGACCGCCATGCGCCGGACCGCGCCGACGCGGGCGGGCGCGTCGTCGAAGCTGTCGGCCAGCACCTGGTCCTCGACGCCGTCGGTTTCGTCCATCAGTCGCACCACGGCCCGGGCGACGTCGTCGATGATGTGCTCAATGATGAATTCGAAGAGCAGCACCGGGCTCTCGATGGTCTCGCCGCGGTTCAGCGCATCGGCGGCCAGGCGGATCGACTGCAGCGCCTCACGCCGGCCGGTCAGCAGCAGGCGCTCGCCGACGATCCAGTAGAGCGGGCCGACGCGGTCGGAATCGGCGGCGACGTCGCGCACGAGATCATGCGAGACGCCCCAGACCAGGCCCGCGGAATGTTCCAGCCGCTGATGCGTCTCGGTGGAGACGAACATGTCCTCCGCCGCCGCCGGCAGCCAGGGCTGCTGCGTGATCCAGTCCTTGGCGCGGCTGTGGACGAGATCGAGATGGATCCAGACGAAGCCGGCCCCCGGCGCGACGTCCGGCACGCTGTCCCGATCGATCAGCGAGGGCACGCCTTCGGCATCGAAGCGATAGGCCCAGATGATGCCGATGCGCGACTGCGCATCGGGGAGGGCGGTGGGGGCGTTCATCGGCGGCCGGGCAGCGAGCGGAGGGGGCGGGCAAGGCCTGCGCCCGCGCCATGACGCTTCGATGACGGCCGTCGCCTCAGTCGTTGCTGGCGGTGCGCTGGGGCACCTTGCCGGGCGGCGTCATGCGCAGGATCGTCCCGCCCGCGGCCTTGGGCGCACGGGTTCCGGCTGCCGTCGCAGGCGTCTTCGTGCCGGCCACGCGCGGCTCGCCGCCGTGCCATTTGCGCGAACCGATGTCGAAGCGGCCCTCGCGCCAGGCAGCGAACTGCGTTTCGCTGCCGAAGAAGGCGTTGCGGTCGACATCGCCCGTGATGCCGGGAACGCGGCCGGTGGTGGTGAACTGCCAGAACTCCCACTGCTCGCGGTTGTAGCGATGCTTCAGCGGTGCGGCGGTCGAGCGCAGCCAGTAGGGATAGTCGTTGAACTCGCCTTCGAGGATGTCCTCGTGGAAGTTGATGTCGGTGTAGATGATCGGCTTCTTGCCGGTGTGCTCGTGCAGCGCCGCGAGCATGATCCGCATCTTCTCGAGCGCGTCCTCCCGCGAGA
This portion of the Bosea sp. OAE506 genome encodes:
- a CDS encoding rhodanese-like domain-containing protein; amino-acid sequence: MPQTITKGYKALLAEAEAVVETLSVEQAQALLGRDDVVFVDLRDPRELEREGRMPEAFHCPRGMLEFWIDPESPYAKPVFQQDKRFVFFCAGGWRSALAAKAAQEMGLKPVAHVAGGFGAWKKAGAPFDAAEPRDPAAKATA
- a CDS encoding gamma-glutamylcyclotransferase family protein, with translation MPLYFAYGLNMDSAGMAQRCPRSKPLGLARLPRHRFLVTTDGYASVVRDPREEVHGVLWDCSLGDIRTLDKFEDLASGLYVKISQPVIVPGGAKRALVYIGRSGDPGRPKPGYMETVIAAAKHWALPESYVAGLNRFLSKPTLDLKTIAQDAGDLPPGPVAGVRPRALAPK
- a CDS encoding isovaleryl-CoA dehydrogenase; this translates as MLANAPRPFNFDLGETADAIRDTVHAFAQEKIAPRAQEIDQTNQFPRDLWPQMGALGLHGITVKEEDGGAGLGYLEHVVAIEEVSRASASVGLSYGAHSNLCVNQIARNGNAAQKAKYLPKLISGEHVGALAMSEPGAGSDVVSMKTKAVKKGDRYVLTGNKMWITNGPIAETLVVYAKTDPEAGSKGITAFLIEKGMKGFSTHQKLDKLGMRGSDTCELVFEECEVPEENVLGAVGRGVNVLMSGLDYERVVLAAGPLGIMQAALDVVMPYVHERKQFGQAIGEFQLVQGKIADMYVMMNACKAYVYSVAKACDRGETTREDAAGAILIAAEKATQIALDAIQLLGGNGYINDYPTGRLLRDAKLYEIGAGTSEIRRMLIGRELFQKTR
- a CDS encoding CorA family divalent cation transporter; the encoded protein is MNAPTALPDAQSRIGIIWAYRFDAEGVPSLIDRDSVPDVAPGAGFVWIHLDLVHSRAKDWITQQPWLPAAAEDMFVSTETHQRLEHSAGLVWGVSHDLVRDVAADSDRVGPLYWIVGERLLLTGRREALQSIRLAADALNRGETIESPVLLFEFIIEHIIDDVARAVVRLMDETDGVEDQVLADSFDDAPARVGAVRRMAVRLHRQLGGLLLLFRRFAETSSGRKSPDEVKAAATRLLQRIDGLHHDVQSVQDRARLLQDEMSARTASQTNRQLYVLSILTALFMPATFITGLFGINVKGLPWMEHDLGALFVALTCLGAALLTLVLLRRRGVIGG
- a CDS encoding GH25 family lysozyme, which translates into the protein MRSTMWKRVALPAVLAGLFAILTGPAEALYPKKSDAAPHHGVRDARRQAIQGIDVSRWQGEIDWEKVADAGTRFAFIKATEGGDHLDPNFRQNWAGAKKAGIARGAYHFVWWCRPAKEQVRWFKRHIPRDPDALPPVLDVEWQNGSQCTRKVSREDALEKMRIMLAALHEHTGKKPIIYTDINFHEDILEGEFNDYPYWLRSTAAPLKHRYNREQWEFWQFTTTGRVPGITGDVDRNAFFGSETQFAAWREGRFDIGSRKWHGGEPRVAGTKTPATAAGTRAPKAAGGTILRMTPPGKVPQRTASND